GACCTGTTAGGATCATATTCAATAGATGCTACCTTAGCCGGTATATTATCTTTGTCTCTTTTGAAATCGATGATCCTATATTTTCGTTTGTTTCCTCCACCTATATGCCTTACAGTTATCTTTCCGTTTACGTTCCTACCACCAGTTTTGTTTAAATTAACAACCAGACTTTTTTCGGGTTCCTTTTTTGTAATATCGCCAAAATTAGAAACCGTCATGAATCTTTTCCCGGGAGAGGTAGGTTTATATTTTCTGATACCCATATCCATTCCCTCCTAACGTACTGTTTTTACTGCATTCCTTCAAAGAATTCTATAGCTTTGCTATCTTCCGTTAACTTTACAATAGCTTTTTTATAATCAGGCCTTTTTCCCATGTGGATACCCAGCCTTTTAAATTTCCCTGTCATATTAATGGTGTTTATCTTTTCAACTTCCACATCAAATAATTGTTCAATAGCTTCCTTTATTTCGATCTTGTTGCACTTTTTATCAACTATAAAGGTATACTTTTTTTCATCCATTTGGTCATAGCTTTTCTCGGTCAATACCGGTCTTATAACGATATCATGAGGGCTTCGCATTACGCATACACCTCCTCTATTTTGTCAACGACCGACTTTGTAACCATAAATTTATCATAAGATAATATATCCAATACATTCAATGTGTTTACATAAGCAATCTTAACACCTTGAATGTTTCTGCTTGAAAGCATTACATTTGTTTGACTCTTATCTATAACCAACAAAACTTTTTTATCTATGTTAAAACTATCTAACACTTTCTTCATCTCTTTTGTCTTGGGTTGCTCAAAGTCAAGTTGATCTATAACTACAAAATTATTATTCATAACTTTTGAACTCAATGCGCTCTTTAATGCCTGCCTTTTCATTTTCTTGGGCATATCATAACTATAATCCCTTGGTTTAGGCCCAAAAGTTATTCCGCCTTTTACCCATATAGGAGAACGTATGCTTCCGTGTCTGGCCCTACCAGTACCTTTTTGTCTCCAAGGTTTAGCACCACCACCGCGCACTTCGCCTCTTGTCTTGGTAGAATGTGTGCCTTGTCTTTTATTTGCTAACTGCATCTTTACAACTTGATGCATCAATTTCTCATTTATTTCTGTGCCAAATATTGAATCGTTTAAATCGACTTCTCCTACTTTTTGGGCTGTCATATTATATAAATCGACTACTGGCATTATTGTTCCTCCTTTCCAAACAATTAAGACCTTTTAACTGATTCTTTTATTACAACTAAACTTCCTTTTGGTCCAGGAATTCCGCCTTTTACCAACAGTAAATTCTTGTCAGCATAAACTTTAGCGACCTCTAAATTCTGAACTGTTACCCTTTCATTTCCCATATGTCCGGATAATCTTTTGTTTTTAAATACTTTTGCAGGGGAAGAGCTTGCTCCCATCGAGCCAGGCCCTCTATGATATCTAGAACCATGAGTTGTAGGTCCTCTTCCCTGATTCCACCTCTTAATAACTCCAGTGAATC
Above is a window of Clostridia bacterium DNA encoding:
- the rplW gene encoding 50S ribosomal protein L23, translating into MRSPHDIVIRPVLTEKSYDQMDEKKYTFIVDKKCNKIEIKEAIEQLFDVEVEKINTINMTGKFKRLGIHMGKRPDYKKAIVKLTEDSKAIEFFEGMQ
- the rplD gene encoding 50S ribosomal protein L4, with translation MPVVDLYNMTAQKVGEVDLNDSIFGTEINEKLMHQVVKMQLANKRQGTHSTKTRGEVRGGGAKPWRQKGTGRARHGSIRSPIWVKGGITFGPKPRDYSYDMPKKMKRQALKSALSSKVMNNNFVVIDQLDFEQPKTKEMKKVLDSFNIDKKVLLVIDKSQTNVMLSSRNIQGVKIAYVNTLNVLDILSYDKFMVTKSVVDKIEEVYA